A genomic segment from Leptolyngbya boryana PCC 6306 encodes:
- a CDS encoding pentapeptide repeat-containing protein, which produces MTHYINHDLRNRSFRRKNLAFMNFRGADIRGCDFTGAILSGADFSDTKAGLSLRQRFYLGGFVIFVSLFVGDVMVRLLFNTIGQSPLDSRTIYVPIFYAATSLAGVSSAIAAVNRKSELGDFLTSVTAVLVSAIVGFGVGFFYPGLIQTLIFPPNVFIPSTSEWLHQLLLSLDEHHIQIAVGLTVLTSVMMLFLSRFQYRTSFKVGVSLLGAIASYVATFFWSTIANAYFGNSNFSLGIVFSIITLMYLGLTFVSLNWIVYELQHAIGTSFRGAELTHARFAYADLRNTDFSESIGASALK; this is translated from the coding sequence ATGACTCACTATATTAATCACGATCTCCGGAATCGCTCATTTCGCAGGAAGAATTTGGCATTCATGAATTTCCGAGGCGCAGATATTCGGGGGTGCGATTTCACAGGCGCGATCTTGAGTGGAGCAGATTTCTCAGATACAAAAGCAGGGCTATCGCTGCGGCAAAGATTTTATCTAGGTGGCTTCGTCATCTTCGTTTCGCTATTTGTGGGCGATGTGATGGTGCGATTGCTCTTTAATACGATCGGACAATCTCCTCTGGATTCGCGGACGATTTATGTTCCGATTTTCTATGCTGCTACAAGTTTAGCGGGAGTCAGTTCTGCGATCGCGGCTGTCAATCGAAAATCAGAGCTAGGAGATTTTTTAACGAGCGTAACAGCGGTACTGGTTAGCGCGATCGTGGGATTTGGAGTGGGATTCTTTTATCCGGGTCTGATTCAAACTCTGATCTTTCCACCGAATGTATTCATCCCAAGTACTTCAGAATGGCTGCATCAACTGTTGTTGTCTTTGGATGAACATCATATCCAGATTGCAGTAGGGCTGACTGTCCTGACCAGTGTAATGATGTTATTTTTGTCGCGCTTTCAGTATCGAACGAGCTTCAAAGTGGGTGTGAGTCTGTTAGGCGCGATCGCAAGCTATGTTGCGACATTTTTCTGGAGTACGATCGCAAATGCTTATTTTGGTAATTCAAACTTTTCGCTTGGCATTGTCTTTAGTATCATTACATTGATGTATTTAGGATTGACGTTTGTATCACTCAATTGGATTGTGTATGAATTACAACATGCGATCGGCACATCATTCCGGGGTGCAGAATTAACACATGCGCGCTTTGCATACGCGGATTTACGAAATACTGATTTTTCTGAATCCATTGGAGCCAGTGCGCTAAAGTAA